Within Vigna unguiculata cultivar IT97K-499-35 chromosome 2, ASM411807v1, whole genome shotgun sequence, the genomic segment AGCATTGGTGAgtaaaatttgaagatttgcAAGCAGGGACAAAGCTTCTTGCTCAACCATTCATCTCAACTACGAAGTTAATGGACAAATCAGGGAAGGACAGACCCATTTTGTAGAATATATCGTAATCGTTGTATGAATTGCCTTGGATCATTAAATTGTTGTAATTTCAAATGTTCGTGAATGAAGAGGTTAAAGTGATATAATCGCGAATaagtttttatgttatataacaaaaggaagaaaaagattactaattattacaattaaaatgaagtaaaaaaaaaacatatataacttaacaaaatagttattagaattaaaatgtagtgataaaaaaaacaaaaataatttgaataaacaCGTAGTGTTAGAAAAAAGCACAAATCAACAATGTataataattctaattaaaaaagaacACTCTCATTTATTTTATCTCACATATCACTATAAAAGCCTATTTATACTTTGTATATCGGCTTATTTTAACACAATGTTTATAAACTAATAGATAAATACATTACGCTCaaacttaataataattacagATTAAATCATGCAGGTCATGATTAGAATTGGAAAATAAACCATATTACATTATGTCATAAATTTGTTTTCCCCGAACAAACCATATAACTTACCAAATTAGCATTGGATATGCTTATTAAAATCCGAGTGTAAAAGCTTTCTAATTAATTTGCAGGGTTGGTTCTACCGTGAATAGATTGAGAATccattaaatcaaatttaaaatcgaCCAGTCTAATTCATATcaattttttagaaagaaaagtTGCCTCGTCTGTGCTGTTTTCTTTTCAATGATTACGCAACATCGATTTTTATAGCAATTAACTGAATCTCTTTACACTGAAAGACAAAGTAAAAGAGATATTTTACATTAGCTTTTTGGAAGATGTCAATGTTAGAAAATTACATGACACAACTTTAACATGTACAAATGTAATATAGCTGTACAATTGCCATAGATAGCACCGTGCAACGATAATGCTGATGGAAAGTTGCACCATATATAGGAAATGCCCGACCTGCAGTAATGAAAAAGGCTAAAGcgtatttgtttttaatgttttcaaaCAACCAGAACTGATTAAAAAAGACAATTTCCTACATGGTAAGATAGGAGGTAGAGAAAACAgagtgaaaataataataatagaaacagAAACATagcataaaatgaaaattaacgGTGTTTAGttgaagaaaatagaaataaacggagataaaataaatgaaaaatgagaCAGCAGCGTTTAGCGTGACTGTAGCGTGACAAATGAAGACCATCTATTACTGGCTGCTTGGACTTGGAGTTGATTTTTAAGATTGAACTAATAgatgagatttaaaaaaaaaaaaaaaaaaacatcaaggCTATATACAATAAAAGAAATGTACCATCATCATGATTGGAAGAGAGTTATTGTTGCAATATAATCATTCTTCATCACCTGTTAACATCACCAGAATATTAGTGGTCTCTTCAAAGAATTATTGCGGACTAAACTATAAAATAGCAGGACATTATCAATACAAAGGACACACCTCAAAGGCAATATTTTGATAACCATACACAAATGTAGAACCAAACGGGTTAGTTGCAGAGCCTTGGGTTTGAATGGCAGCTCGTCCACAATCCCCAAGTATTTCCTATAGAATCAATTgcaaaatattatatgatataaACTTTGATTAATCATTATAAGAAAACAACTTCAAATGCCAGTCACTATTCTCTTCTACAAATTGTTCATATActtcaagaaaaaaatcttCCACAACTACATAAGATATAATCCAATAAAAGGGATAGAAGACCACCTTCACTTGCTCCCATTTGGTGCTAGGTGTAATAACCCTTTGTTTGCTGTTATTTACTTCCTCGAAAGATCCCCCAGCTGCTGGAAAGGTCAAAAATAGATTTTATCTCTtaattcacaacaaaattttacAACCAACCGTTACATCGACCAAAACTAAACACTCCAttgcaaataaaaaagattGCTTACAATCTGCTCCATAGATAACAAAGTTGCACTTAATATAAGAATTGAAATCCGCATGACCGGGGAAGTTGGAATGCAAAACAAACTTCTTGATTTTGTGGGTCTGAAAATACAACAGACATGTAGAAGTTACCATTATCGGTCGTTTCATCAtgtaaagaaacaaaaacacgATGTCAGATACAAACCTTTCCATCAAATAAGATGTCCAGACCACGAGTGAAATAATTATAGAAGTAATCTCCACATAAAGTTGTCCTAGGTCGAAGATCAGAGGCAGAATGAATACCCATCTGATCCACCTATGTATAGAGTTAGAATTAAGAATCAAACTTCATACAAACCAAAACTCATTCAGGAAGTTTACTAGCTCAAAATATTATGGAGTTTTTTGTGCTCAAGTTAGACTTCAGacctatttaaataaatatatatttagtgaATATCAATACTTCTCCGTGAAGAGAGTAACTAACAagattagaagaaaaaatatatcagCTGCAGATTTTCTTGACTGTTAACCCGATCTTAATAACTTCTGTTAGGACACACCCCAATACTTAGAATTTAGAACTTATCCACAGCAAAACCTTCTTCTAAAGCCTTTAGTAGAGATTAAAGACAATACTACAAAATCTCCTCGTGTCTCACATTTAATCATGCTTCTGGCTTCCATATATCACACATTATCCAACAAGCATAAGAAGTACCGTACCTATGCAGCTATGCATACAAAATTCTTGAAAGAAAAAGCAGCAAGGAAAATAGCAAAGCAGAAATTCCAATGTGTCATCTCTTTCCTCTTAACCAAATTACCAAACGAAGGCATACTCTAGAACATGAAACAATCAATTTCCTAGGTCCTCATATGACCCATTAAACAAAGTAGAAGATATAGTTAAGATTGAATTGTATACTACTTGCAGACTGACTTAGGGTGTACACCAGAATCTCAAAAACATAACTGTATAGATCTCCATAAATAAAAATCTCCTCAGTACACCAATGTAAGTACAAAAAAAGAGTCAGGTTCTGTAGACATCTATGCATCATATATCAGTTTAGTTCCACACTGAAACCTACATATTAATCATATCCCATTCAAAACGTTAGTAATTTATTGTATGAGAACCTGCTTTTGATGAATTCCACAAGGACGCCCAAGCTCCGTCCAAACATCCTGCATAAAACATTAAGCATTGCATAAACTTTCCTTAAGATAAAGAATATGAAACATGTGGAGGAtgataaaagtaacaaaaagcaTAGGAAATTCATCCACTAAAAGCAGAATTTCAAATGGTTTCGATTGTATGTAGTAGTAGATAATGTTTACCTGAGGAGATGCACCAAACGGAATGTGTTGAGAGCCAACTGTGAAATATAATTCTTCTCGCAGCTATATTAACCAAGAAAAAACTGAATTAGAAGTCAAATCACCAAGACATTTAATCAAGGAAAAAAGGTTTCTCTAAAATGAAGCCAACTAAATGTGTCATTATAAAGAATCCAAAACCCAAACTGATATAGGGTTTAAAGGACCCAAACCTTCACATGGACCTCTTCCATATAAATGCTTCCAATCGGTAATGGTGGAGCAGAAGCCTTATCCATTAAAGACCCCACACCGACCTTCTTACCAGAGGAGCTGTCATATATAGAAACACGGCAGGTGACCGGTGTGGTTCCATCAGGAAACTCCAACGGCAATTCCACTGTCATAATCAAAAGAGAAAGTGTCAATgtaacaaaataagaaaactagGTACAACATTTCAATTTCAAGATGATATAGTAAATACCTCCACCATCATGACAGCAGTCTGTAAATTGACTTGGAATAGGAAAGGCAAAAGAAAGACCCTAAAGAGCGATCCAGAAGAAACATAAAGCAGAAAGTATTATTAACAAGAAATCGTAAACAAATAAGGCAATAGTAGACAAGCATTTGATATCCAATTTCCAAAATATGTACCGGATAGAATAGGGTGTAAATGCCTCTATCCTTGTCAAAAATTCCGGGATATGTAGGTCCAAACAGTGCATATACAGCAACAAAAGTAGCTAAAGTTGCCGGTCCCCTAGAAGTGGAAAAAATCAtcattagttttaaaataaatctataCTAAAATTACAAGTCCAAATACTCACCCTATTAATGAAGTAGAATAGCGCATCTGAAGTCGCTTTACATCAAATATTTCAATCAGCCGCAGTCTCTAAAATAGCAATGAAATCTTTAATCATGACAGGGTCTTCTAGACATGTATAGATACCAATGTATAAAAGCACTATAAAACAGTTTAGAATGTTTGAACGCGTAAGAAATTATGCATACAACTGTGTTAGTGCTTGAGATCTTCGacaaggaaagaaaaaatactATACATGCACCATTACTTTTGAACAAAGTAGCAATACCAGGCATTCATGTTAAAAACAAAAGTCAATTCTCAAGCATGGTATCATCTTGAGGTGAAGGAGCACATTAATGTAACAAAAGAAACAGAAATAGAGTAGAAAAGCCAAAAGCTTTTAACAATTCACCCCAACTAAGTTGCACAAAATATAAAGATAGCTAAATTTTAAACATGCATTATTACATTGGTTCAACAGTTTCCATTTGCACAGGCAAAGTACCTAGACATCCTTATACAATTTCATTCTCATTATTCTCTTATCAAGTTATAATATGCAAGCAGAATGAGCTTCAATGATAATACAACTAAAAACTACAGAGTCTTCTAAGATAATCCAATAACATTCAGAACTCATAACTTTTCACATGAATTCTTAACACCCTTGTTGAGTTTGCATTTCCAAATGCGTCAGACTAATTTAGTTATTCTGTTAGTCATTGTTCGTGATACCATAGAGCTCCCAAAGCATGAGTTATGGTCCATCATATCATTTCTAAACTTACAATAATAGCTAGTCAAGCATTCATGTTTCCAATTAAAGACATAATATACGAAAACTTCACTAAATAATACACAACATGTCATGCTTTCCAAATAAGGACTCtacaaaagagaaataaatCAACCACTGGATCAAGACAAaggaataaaaaagttatatagaCCTGAGACCACGGGTCGAAACGAAGATGGAAGCCGTGATCGGGAAAGCTAATCACAATATCTAACTTCAGAGGTTCCTGCGTGTGCATTAGAAAAACTCAagataactaaaaattaatctcttacaaaataaaaacaagtgtCTCACAAAGGCGATGCCACCGATACTAGTCTGCCCAAAGCAGACAGTAAAATTACTCGAACAAGTTCACACAATCATAGCGAAGACAAGTGAAAGGAACTAAAGCCATAACCATTTGTGACAAACCTCATCAAAATACTTCACATGCACCACGTCATATATATTTGGCTGCTGCTCTATCTGAGCAAATGCTTCGCAAATGGGCATACCTAAACAGCATAAGGAATCGGTAACAAGCAAAGTCAGTAAACacattaacaaaacataaacCAAATACGAAACGCCAATAACACCTTCTTCAATAGTCGAATAAATTTAGATGCATTAAAATATTGGATAGAACCGCATAGCGTGACTTTGAATATGTATGATAACCTCGAGAGTGAAAagacaaaaggaaaaattaaattaccatGTCTTAGACCTAAATTTACACAAAGAGAAGTGAAAATCGGAAACGGATAGGATTACTGTTGAATTGAAAAAATGCGAGAGGAAAACTACCTAAAATGAAGGGTCCGATGCCGAGACCGGGTCGGAGATCGAGAACGATGGCTCCCATGGCTGTGCCCTCGCAACGGCGTCGTCTCTGCATGATGACAGGGGGTATTGGATTGGGAGATTGCTGATGAAGGAAATCCTCAGTTACTTTGTGTGAAGAAAATAATCGACAATAGGGAAGGGGTAAAATGTTTATGTAGGGTTGTGGAGGATCCGATTCGATTTCATTAGAGGGAAAAACGACcttctgtttttccttttccaaCTCCCCAAAAGCAACAGATGCTCCTCTCGCACGCCACGGAAACCCACCTCaccttgcttttattttcttaaacggTTAGGTGTTGTTTCGATAGATACCCACGATGTTATGTCAATCTCTTGAAAAAACACTCctaattcttttgtttttcaactgttttatataaataaataaataaacacttATCTTTTGCTGGGAAGACATAACAATATAACTATAGTAAATATACACATgataaaagaagtaaaaagaaaagaggtaaaatttaaaatagattattgttttctttaatattctTTCATCTCATCAAACacaccttcatcttcttcttttttaacttataatattatatatatatatatatatatatatatatatggtcaaAAATAGTCAAAGTATGAGTCAAAAGTCTCATATTAGATATAattagacaaagttaaacactatataaaaataaatatccatAACACCATTGCCTTAGAATTTTGGTGTAAAACTGATGTCAAAtaccttatatgtgtaagactaatgtcatataaccattagaaccacaatctctcaagcAAGATAACCATGACCATAAACCATATAtatgtgaaaaaatatataacctaacatatatatatatatatatatattaatctgtattctatatttttactaagggatttctcttttcattttatgttgtAGTTGTAAAAacaataagaattaaaataaaacaaattaaactatTAATAGTAAAATCAGCTTTCATAACTTCATCTTTTTGACTTTTTGGATATTCAACTTTTATAACTTCATTTCTTTGACACATTAGATATTCTcatgttgatgacatttttatatcatgtttcaaatcattaatataaaatttatcacTTGTAATTATTTGAACATTAAGACAGGCTTCTCTAATTGAATCTctcttattttcatcttcaGGAGTGATTAGTAGATTCTCTTTTATCCCTTCTAGGGATGTCAACACctgttggataaatatttgtctcgtaTTCATATCCATATTTGTGCGGGtacctgcaaatattttaaaaaaatattgaacaacatattttaaccataattttaaataaaaaatacaatgcataacattcataaatttcaaacaaattgCAAATAACCTATTTAAATAGAGttaatgacagtttacaaaaaaattaaacatttttttacaccaattgataaaaaataactcattcaaaatcaaagtgttaatattttaatcatgtttttttttattttaatttaagttagAGTATAATGATAcaagtatccacgggtacggatattaTGATACCCATATtcgtcccgttaacatgcgggtataagAAATAATTGTACCCGTTACCTGCGGCTATCTATTAATATTCATTTCTAACCCGTCGAGGGTTTTATATGCGAATACCTGCGCGGGCACAAATTGTTTTGGCACTCCTGATCACCTCTAAACAATAATGTATTAGTTCATTCTTCGTCaatataactatttaaaaattaaataaagtttgagataacttatcataatctaataaaaatttgggAGATCTAactactaaaagaaaaattcatgaTAATCACGACACAACTAAAAGTCACctgaaaaaacacataagaaGTAACTTTTCGTTTTATATTCACAGAAAATAAATATGCAAAGCTGgtgaaataaaaacaatgaactattaaactaatattttactatcaaattaaacaagaaaattacTTGTCTAGTTTAATAATAAGAGAAACAAATGAGGAACTTAGAGGAGATTGTATTTGACTtctttttagaaaaacaaaaaaaaatcatataaaacaaataaatacatgctaaaaacacaaaagatatagaagaaaaaatgaaaatatatcttaatattttttatattaatttttgtattttttatttattaaaattaaatgttatatgttatgttttataaaagaaaatatcaaaattaattttcataaatttctaatatatactatagataattttaaaaaattattagaccTAAGTTTGTTTCTCACCGTATCAAATCAATGTTTGAAACCCACACATCAATGaccatacaaaatatttatttatttagaaataattttgttattaccTAATTAAGatggaaattttttaattactaaaataaacttataaactaatttttggGTTTCTAATTACCATATTATTAGAAACTTAAATttgtagttattattatttaaatttagaaactaattttggagtgactaaattttataatattacaagttaatatattttttaatctctaataaaattatatgttcattataaataaattcagTGATCACTTATATATTTGTAGTAATTAATGcccatacaaaatatttatttattcataaataattttgttactaccgaattaaaatgtaatttttttaattactattaatTTATTCTAATCACTAAATTTTGGTAAGTAAAaagaataaactttaaaaatattcttttatttctaatttacatattataagagacttaaatttttagttaatattatttagatTTAGAACTAATTTTGGAGTGactacatttttaaaaattacaagttaatatttgtttatctttattataaattataagtttacCTTAAACAAACTTATGActacttaaataaaaaacaaatttaatgagaatatatatatatatatatatatatatatatatatatatatataattaattaattattttgtgacTATTTATGCATGTTAATAGATACACAAATATATATCCATTATAAACAAATGTACCGaacatttgtatatataaagaacaaaaatcaatacattagtttttaaataatatatattttaaaaattttagtctTCATCGAATTACATTAGTTAAATCTTAGTCTTATGTCCTTGTGATCGTAATTGAAAATAAGACTAATGTTCTTTACCGACATATCATCAAAATTAGACCAAATATCCATATCCATCTTATGAACATAATGTACAGTAGTCACATATGTTAAGATATACTCAATTCCCTGCATTGGTAAATGTGTGTATGTCGAGATATACTCGATTCTCCACGTTGGTTGTGGTGTGAGGTCGAGATATATTAAGTTTTATGTCAATTTGTCGAGGTTGACATAGTATTGGTAATCTTGAAGCTGACATGATCCTTACTCACATATAAATATTACGATTTTGGTTGGGATGAGCCTGATCCTCCCTGGTGTTGATATGACCTTGGTCAAGATCACTTCAATCTTGTGTAGCACAATACATAGTGGTACTTGAGATGATCCAGACAATGGTCACCAATATGGTCTCGATCGTAGGTTGGTATGATTTGGTCATCTTGATTTAGTATGATCATTGTTTATGTTGATAGTTTAAGTGGTGGCTAAGATGATGTAGATAGTGGTAGTCCTAAATAGTACAAcacaattattttgtaaatattgttAATTGATGATATTAAAAGTGCGAGGGTGTCTACTTAAACAAATTGTCCAATCTCCTGCTCCTCGCGTTGTTTGTTTGGTTCTCCTGTCGCTCGTCTGGTGGTCCACGCCAATCAATGTATATGTTAAAGAGACTTCAATGGTTAAGTTAGCAATGGTTCTATCTATAATAGcaattaatgttgtaataaataCGAGAGAACAAAATTTCCAACAAACTTACATTTGacctctatttatagttttatgcTTGAACCTTTGATTAGGGTTGGCCTAATCAAGGCCCAATTGCTTTTAAAACCTAATTACTGACCAATTTAATCTTAATCGTCGATgaacatgtttatttttgtaatcgTTCGACGTTCCATGTCGAACGTTGTTGTTTGGCACATATCTACATATGCTCAGCATCACAACTTGAATGACCGATAAATTGTTCGCACGACACCGCTAAGGCGGCTGGCCACTCGTTGACACATATGTTCATATGATCAACAATTGGCCTAAAAGATTTGTGAAACATTCACACAACATCGTTGAGGTCTCGCACGATGAGACATTCGCTATTTGTTGCTCGATGATGTGTCATGATGACCTTCGATTGACGACTCATGCTGacttatttgttataatttcaACCGATTATACAAATCACTTTGGACATTGATTGACGTTTAGATGGCCGACTGATCtgtataatacaaaatattttttttactagtgCTAATAACTAGTAAGAATGAACTATGGTTAAGATAAAATCTATAaacaaaacatttgttaaatatacaaatgataaaattcaaatttcgaAATTCAAATATCTCTACCTATATGCTCTTGGGCATGCATCCACTTTTATATagcatataattttttataggaCCAGGTATACAACAAATCTTCATAATTCTAAAATATGCAGCAaaatctccatttttttttgtttcgtAGAACACGGCTGCATTTGGGGAAGGGTATATTTGTACTGTGCTGCTTTGGATGGGTGTTGTGTGCAACTTAAAAAATCTAAGTTTGCATAGTTCATTTAATGAAATGTCCAGGAgcaattaaagtttttgttttttcttaatgtGCTAGGTCGAAATACACAGCTTCAACATCTAAGTTTTCTTAGctcatttaatttaatgtgcAAGAACAGTcccaaccttttttttttcttctgcttTTTGAACAATCtcaaattgaattaaacttttttagattttaaagtTGATGAGTTGTCTTTAATACGTTTGAGTACTTTAAactgtatattattatttgttttctctaaagtaaaacatttttaacaCCTTTTCCgtcaagaaaataaagaaatgtcATGTGgaaaaagttttcatttttgggACCTAGAAAGGTAGGTATTTTAAGATATGAAGGAAGCTGATTTCTATctaaaatctataaaatatgTGTTGtcgttttattaaaaatataaaatatgtttaatttaaaaattatttgctACACATTGTATTCATGTTGGATGAAGCAATCATATATCAATTGCAAGTGAAGTTacgttaaatgattaattttggttaatataatagttaaaattaaatttggtaaaacaatttttaagacATATTTTCTTATGTActttatttaatcattaattCACACAGAACGCGTACATACgtataaaaacaaacaaaaacacacacgcatatatatatatatatatatatatatatatatatatatattgttataatgaCTTAATCAAGTACTACCTAGGAAAAACTGTAAAGTGTAGAAAAACTAGTAGatataattgtttatttctgaaaatatataataatgaaggaataatattttttattgtcacCGGagttaaagtgaaaaaatgataaattataaaCTCCGAAAATAATCAACATACTAAGATATTTAAACTTACATTTTTCAGTTGTATATGTTTTCTTGTAAAACTAATAACAATCAATAATCCATACAAATTGTGTCGTTATAGTGTAGTTTTTGTACTTCCAATTAAGCATTATGCTAAATTAAGTTATACACATGTATTTGTTACTCCAAAGAGAGCATAAAATTGCTTTGGGagtaatttattgatttttacaaaactaagagaacaattttataagataattactattatgatttatatcataaataattataattattatttcggTACACTACAATTTATCAACATTTTTGTATAcaataatacattatatatcACCCACTACTTTTGTTAACCACtgttgtcaattttattttcttaaattatagaGACGCTTATATTTTAAGTAGTTGTATTGTGCTGTGTTATTGAATAATGTGcagttatttttaacattttgataatttattttcatttttttaagttataatcAAAAGTAAGACAATAATATGAATTGTGAATAGCAAATGAAATAGTTCTCAACCTTTATATATGGTTAAAAATTGGacactttatttaatttttgttattttaaaatatatttaacgataaaacaataatatgaAACGTGTACATTAAGGATAATGGATTTGAATCTTATAGATGATTATACACAAttgttagttattattattattattattataaacatttttttattatattagaagtAAAGCGAGAATATGGGTAAAATCGATATTTGACAacacattatttttgtttaacagAATAAGTCGTTTTAAGGGAAGTCAACTTCCacgtgtaaaatatttttccattattAAAATATGCAGAGAAAACAATTTAATGTCTAAAGCAACACAGATGTGAATGAACATACATGTATGTCATGCATTCATGCAAGAaaactaattcataataaaagtatgcatgaatttattatttttttgaaacataATAAGGACTACACGCACTTCTAACATTGTAGATGAGTTTTCATTTAATGCTTATCTTCTCTTCCACTTGCACTGAGGCCACATtgtacaattaaatttaaaatgtctttttattacaatatactttttactatatatagacatataaattatattttaatggaAGAAAAAGTTTAATCACCGTACAGTCACAACATATCACgtcttttaaatattgaaaaatgctaattttttttcttctattactTAGGTCTTGTACATTTTTAGATTAATTCATAGTAAATAAATTCgttatttacttgtttttattgtgacatactttttttcttattggcACTGAAATGACCCTGATCTACACCTATAGGGGGcttttaatttcaaacaaattGAATGAGTGATTTTTTCAGTAACAAGGTCACCCACAAGCCGAACCAAGCATTTATTGGGTTAGCATCTTCACAT encodes:
- the LOC114174178 gene encoding UPF0183 protein At3g51130 isoform X1; this translates as MQRRRRCEGTAMGAIVLDLRPGLGIGPFILGMPICEAFAQIEQQPNIYDVVHVKYFDEEPLKLDIVISFPDHGFHLRFDPWSQRLRLIEIFDVKRLQMRYSTSLIGGPATLATFVAVYALFGPTYPGIFDKDRGIYTLFYPGLSFAFPIPSQFTDCCHDGGVELPLEFPDGTTPVTCRVSIYDSSSGKKVGVGSLMDKASAPPLPIGSIYMEEVHVKLREELYFTVGSQHIPFGASPQDVWTELGRPCGIHQKQVDQMGIHSASDLRPRTTLCGDYFYNYFTRGLDILFDGKTHKIKKFVLHSNFPGHADFNSYIKCNFVIYGADSAGGSFEEVNNSKQRVITPSTKWEQVKEILGDCGRAAIQTQGSATNPFGSTFVYGYQNIAFEVMKNDYIATITLFQS
- the LOC114174178 gene encoding UPF0183 protein At3g51130 isoform X2, which produces MQRRRRCEGTAMGAIVLDLRPGLGIGPFILGMPICEAFAQIEQQPNIYDVVHVKYFDEEPLKLDIVISFPDHGFHLRFDPWSQRLRLIEIFDVKRLQMRYSTSLIGGPATLATFVAVYALFGPTYPGIFDKDRGIYTLFYPGLSFAFPIPSQFTDCCHDGGVELPLEFPDGTTPVTCRVSIYDSSSGKKVGVGSLMDKASAPPLPIGSIYMEEVHVKLREELYFTVGSQHIPFGASPQDVWTELGRPCGIHQKQVDQMGIHSASDLRPRTTLCGDYFYNYFTRGLDILFDGKTHKIKKFVLHSNFPGHADFNSYIKCNFVIYGADSGGSFEEVNNSKQRVITPSTKWEQVKEILGDCGRAAIQTQGSATNPFGSTFVYGYQNIAFEVMKNDYIATITLFQS